The nucleotide sequence TaggtattaagttttaccaaatactcACTTAGttaaaacttattaatttttcttataagttGTAATTGAGAGtaacttattttctaattactATTTTGTAAAACTTCTCAGAGATGGGTTGACAAGAAGGAGATAGAACTCCTAGTTACaacttataagaaaaattcatatTATTCATAACTTCTCAGAGATGGGATGGCAAGAAGAagataggaagaaaaaaaagaagtaatatGATCCTCTCTCAATCCTCCCCCCCTCCTCACCATCCCCACCCCAACATAGGTTTCTATTTTAATGGAGTTTTTCATTGAACCTTCAAATAGCTCATTGGAAATATAAGTTCCATTTGTCTGCATGCTTGTCTGTTTTGGTTGGTTGTTAAGTGCTGGGACATCATAAGCTAGGTTTGTACCTTGGTGGTTAATTGGCTTTATAATGGGTGTAAAATCATGCAATTTGAATGTGACACGAGCAATTTAAGGCCTGATGTGGAGCAGGTGTAATTCATACTTCTAGTGTCATTTGAATCTTCTCACTGCTTCCTAGTTAACCTTCTTGTTGAAATGTTTGGTAGACATCCAATTACGCCCTTAGGAGTTGTTGATTTGcgttatgttttctttttgtttaacCAACTTCATGTCTAGAACTAATAGGTTACATGTTAGCAAACATTGTATATTAATTTggatgataatattaaataattttagtattttcttctgataagaaaataatcaaatattatttattgggAAAAAACAGTATAGGTCTTTTACATTGTTAAGGCATTTCCCCCTAAAGATCCTATCAGGTTGTTTGGAGGTCTGACCTTAGAGTTTGGTTCAAGTTCATATCTTCATAGGAGCTTGAATGCTGCCTTCACCCTTTAACTGCTAACAAAGCTAATGGTCTATTATTGCCCAActggaaaaggaaaatgagtttttgttttcttgtattaAAGTGTCGtcatttaaaaatgtttttcaaatgaTCTCGTCCGTCTTTCTGAACATCCTTCCCTTTCTATGCTGAAATGATTCGAGAAGAAGCAATCCCAAATTCGGAATGTTCTCCACATTCTTTTGCAAGAAATTAAGTGAATAGTGTCTTTCACAGGTGAGAGGACTCTATAGAGGGGCAACATCATCTTTCCTTGGGATGGCCTTTGAAAGCTCGCTTCTTTTTGGCATATATTCCCGAACAAAACAAAAACTGCAGGTTGGTACCAATGTGAAGTAGAAAGGGGTTTGCAGATTCCATTTGGCAATAATCTGCAGGAACTGTTTCTGGCAGGGTCATGCACAATTACAAAATGTCATTTTAAATGATTCTGCAGATAAGTTTCTTGTACGGGTTTCTTAATCTATCATATGGTTATGGTATAAACCCTTTtcctgctttttttttttttttttttttctgtggcTTATGAAGGAAGGACTACAAAATACTAGGCCACAGCCCCAAGTAATAATTCCTTCAGCAGCTTACAGTGGGGCTATTATTAGTTTTGTATTATGTCCATCAGAGCTAGTGAAGGTAAGTGAATTGGCAAGTCCATATATGACACTGTTGTTTCCCATATTATACTTGTGACACTGAGCTTCTCCAGTGTAGGATGCAAGTTCAAGGGACTGACTCTTTGGTTCCAAAGTCCAGTAGATACAGTAGTCCTCTTGATTGTGCCCTTAAAACCATGAAAACTGAAGGGGTGAGAAAATTCTGTGCTTACTGGTATTTTGGTTTATGGTATGGGTTTTGGCTGATGAATTACCTTTTCAGGTTACGGGCATTTTTCGTGGAGGTCTTACAACCTTATTGAGAGAATTTTTCGGGAATGCTGTCTTTTTCAGCGTTTATGAGTATGTTCGCTATTACATGCATTTGCAACTGAAAGCTGCTTCATCTGACCACAACGACTTGATTGATGTGGGAATTGGGATTGTTACTGGTGGCCTTGGTGGTG is from Vitis riparia cultivar Riparia Gloire de Montpellier isolate 1030 chromosome 10, EGFV_Vit.rip_1.0, whole genome shotgun sequence and encodes:
- the LOC117923847 gene encoding mitochondrial arginine transporter BAC1 isoform X3 produces the protein MEETSGSKEYVAGLLAGVATVVIGHPFDTVKVKLQKHNTEAHGMKYKNGLHCTARIVKSEGVRGLYRGATSSFLGMAFESSLLFGIYSRTKQKLQEGLQNTRPQPQVIIPSAAYSGAIISFVLCPSELVKCRMQVQGTDSLVPKSSRYSSPLDCALKTMKTEGVTGIFRGGLTTLLREFFGNAVFFSVYEYVRYYMHLQLKAASSDHNDLIDVGIGIVTGGLGGVAVSIVLVCCSTLGCGKNNNSDCLR
- the LOC117923847 gene encoding mitochondrial arginine transporter BAC1 isoform X1: MEETSGSKEYVAGLLAGVATVVIGHPFDTVKVKLQKHNTEAHGMKYKNGLHCTARIVKSEGVRGLYRGATSSFLGMAFESSLLFGIYSRTKQKLQEGLQNTRPQPQVIIPSAAYSGAIISFVLCPSELVKCRMQVQGTDSLVPKSSRYSSPLDCALKTMKTEGVTGIFRGGLTTLLREFFGNAVFFSVYEYVRYYMHLQLKAASSDHNDLIDVGIGIVTGGLGGVAFWSAVLPLDVAKTIIQTASDKSSTKNPFWILNSIYRRAGLRGCYTGLGPTIARAFPANAAAIVTWELAIKLLGIKRE